From a single Bacillus sp. NEB1478 genomic region:
- the hemW gene encoding radical SAM family heme chaperone HemW gives MLKAVYLHIPFCAQICHYCDFNKIFIHQQPVDEYLSTMKEEMVNTTKRFPDYQMETIFVGGGTPTSLNETQLDTFLQDVNDVFVNDLLNEFTVEANPEQTTKEKIAVLKDNNVNRLSIGVQTFEAELLKKLGRSHIREDVYRTIRDAKKAGIQNMSIDLMFGLPGQTMEMFKRSVDEALSLDVPHISSYSLQIEKKTVFYNLAQKGQLVLPEHDLEAAMYDYLIESLEKKGFRQYEISNFAIPGYESKHNLQYWNNNEYFGIGAGAHSYVEGVRRRNAGPLKHYMNLIGEKGFPYTEEHPVSRAEKIEEEMFMGLRKQEGVSDQHFRAKYGRSMFEIYQEPIDRMIKKGWLKTEGDNLSLTKDGIPLGNEVFQEFIGVVLD, from the coding sequence TTGCTTAAAGCTGTTTATCTTCATATTCCATTTTGTGCTCAAATTTGTCATTATTGTGATTTTAATAAAATTTTTATTCATCAGCAGCCTGTTGATGAATATTTAAGCACGATGAAAGAAGAGATGGTAAATACGACAAAGCGTTTTCCTGACTATCAGATGGAAACGATTTTTGTTGGTGGAGGAACTCCTACTTCTCTGAACGAAACCCAACTGGATACTTTTTTACAAGATGTCAATGATGTATTCGTTAATGATTTACTTAATGAATTTACAGTAGAAGCGAACCCGGAACAAACTACGAAAGAAAAGATAGCCGTTTTAAAAGATAACAACGTAAATAGATTAAGTATCGGCGTGCAGACTTTTGAAGCTGAACTGTTAAAAAAGCTGGGCCGGTCACATATTAGAGAAGATGTTTATAGAACGATCCGTGACGCAAAAAAAGCGGGTATTCAAAACATGTCCATCGATTTAATGTTTGGTCTGCCCGGCCAAACGATGGAAATGTTTAAAAGGTCAGTAGATGAAGCATTGTCACTTGATGTTCCTCATATTTCCTCATACTCGCTGCAGATTGAAAAGAAGACAGTCTTCTATAATCTTGCTCAAAAAGGACAGCTAGTGCTTCCTGAACATGATCTTGAAGCTGCGATGTATGATTATTTGATAGAGTCTTTAGAGAAAAAAGGATTCAGACAATATGAAATTAGTAATTTTGCTATTCCAGGTTATGAAAGTAAACATAATCTCCAATACTGGAACAATAATGAGTATTTTGGCATTGGGGCAGGTGCGCATAGTTATGTAGAAGGTGTTCGGAGAAGAAATGCAGGACCATTAAAGCACTATATGAATCTAATTGGTGAAAAAGGATTTCCGTATACAGAAGAGCACCCTGTTTCTCGTGCAGAAAAGATAGAAGAAGAAATGTTTATGGGACTAAGAAAGCAAGAAGGTGTATCTGATCAACACTTTAGAGCAAAGTATGGCAGATCGATGTTTGAAATTTACCAAGAGCCAATCGATAGAATGATCAAAAAAGGCTGGCTTAAAACAGAAGGCGATAATCTTTCTTTAACGAAAGATGGGATTCCACTGGGCAATGAAGTTTTTCAAGAATTTATTGGTGTAGTTTTAGATTGA
- the prmA gene encoding 50S ribosomal protein L11 methyltransferase, which translates to MKWSEISIHTTQEAVEPVSNILHEAGASGVVIEDVDDLSKERQSVFGEIYQLNPSDYPSEGVILKAYLPVNSFLGETVEEIKQAITNLVKYDIDIGANTISISEVNEEEWATAWKKYYKPVKISKRITITPTWEDYQPVHSDELIIELDPGMAFGTGTHPTTVMSLQAIEKYIHVGDSVIDVGTGSGVLSIASAMLGAKKVDAYDLDEVAVNSARLNVKLNKVNEIIQVDQNDLLKGINGPVDLIVGNLLAEIILLFVDDASKVLKPGGYFITSGIIQGKKRDVKSKLEQKGFSIVEILEMEDWVAIVAQNKE; encoded by the coding sequence ATGAAATGGTCAGAAATTAGCATCCACACTACTCAGGAAGCGGTTGAACCAGTATCGAATATTTTACATGAAGCAGGAGCGAGCGGAGTTGTGATTGAAGATGTGGATGACCTCTCAAAAGAACGTCAGTCAGTTTTTGGCGAAATCTATCAACTAAATCCGTCTGATTATCCTTCTGAAGGTGTTATTTTAAAAGCGTATCTTCCAGTTAACAGTTTCTTAGGGGAGACTGTAGAAGAAATCAAACAAGCGATTACAAACCTTGTGAAATACGATATTGATATTGGTGCGAACACGATATCCATTTCAGAAGTGAACGAAGAAGAGTGGGCGACAGCATGGAAAAAGTACTATAAACCAGTGAAAATTTCTAAGAGAATAACGATTACTCCTACCTGGGAAGATTATCAGCCTGTTCATTCAGATGAGTTGATCATCGAGCTCGATCCTGGCATGGCTTTTGGTACGGGAACTCATCCAACAACAGTGATGAGTTTGCAAGCCATTGAGAAGTATATACATGTAGGTGACTCTGTCATTGATGTAGGAACAGGATCGGGTGTTTTAAGTATTGCATCAGCAATGTTAGGTGCAAAGAAGGTCGATGCTTATGATCTTGATGAAGTAGCTGTAAACAGCGCTAGATTAAATGTCAAATTGAATAAAGTGAATGAAATAATTCAAGTGGACCAAAATGATTTATTAAAAGGCATCAATGGACCTGTCGATTTAATTGTAGGTAATCTTTTGGCGGAAATAATCTTGTTGTTCGTTGACGACGCTTCTAAAGTATTAAAGCCCGGAGGTTACTTTATAACGTCTGGAATTATACAAGGTAAAAAACGCGATGTTAAATCTAAGTTAGAACAAAAAGGATTTTCGATCGTTGAAATTTTAGAAATGGAAGATTGGGTAGCGATTGTTGCTCAAAATAAGGAATAA
- the hrcA gene encoding heat-inducible transcriptional repressor HrcA, protein MLTERQLFILRVLIDDYIKHVEPVGSRTISKREDITYSPATIRNELADLEDLGFLEKTHTSSGRIPSEKGYRFYVDHLLPSLSLAKNETGTSDLLFTEKAVEAEALFDHSAKILSDLTNYTAVVLGPKAMNMKLRHLQIIPLSSQMAVAIFVTNTGHVENRQIYLPDHIEPSDLEKLVNILNERLSGVRLVELNSRIHSELSAVFKKHLRSYQNMDVFLDQLLLWSKKANLFYGGKTNMLSQPEFRDLDKVRPLLDLLETQELMEQLVSSTVKGVTVKIGTENEHEAMRNCSVINASYTMYGKHLGTISLIGPTRMEYKKVISLLDSLSKEMTKRLNDFSN, encoded by the coding sequence ATGTTAACGGAGCGCCAGCTATTTATATTACGTGTTTTAATAGATGATTACATTAAGCATGTAGAGCCTGTAGGTTCCCGGACAATCTCAAAGAGAGAAGACATTACTTACAGTCCTGCTACAATCCGAAACGAACTTGCAGATTTAGAGGATCTAGGTTTTTTAGAAAAAACCCATACTTCATCTGGAAGGATACCGTCTGAAAAAGGCTATAGATTTTATGTCGATCATTTATTGCCTTCACTTTCGTTAGCAAAAAATGAAACAGGCACATCTGACTTGCTTTTTACGGAAAAAGCGGTTGAGGCTGAAGCGTTATTTGATCACTCTGCAAAAATTCTATCAGATTTGACGAACTATACGGCAGTCGTTCTTGGACCAAAGGCCATGAATATGAAGCTTCGTCATTTGCAGATCATTCCCTTATCTTCACAAATGGCGGTTGCCATATTTGTAACAAATACAGGGCACGTTGAAAACAGACAAATTTATTTGCCTGATCATATTGAACCATCGGATCTTGAGAAATTGGTGAATATATTAAATGAAAGACTATCCGGTGTTCGATTAGTAGAGCTGAATAGCCGAATCCATTCAGAATTATCGGCCGTATTTAAAAAACATTTAAGAAGTTATCAGAATATGGATGTTTTTTTAGATCAGCTGTTGTTGTGGAGTAAAAAGGCAAATCTGTTCTATGGCGGTAAAACCAACATGCTTTCCCAGCCTGAATTCAGAGATTTAGATAAGGTGAGACCATTACTCGATCTTCTGGAGACGCAGGAACTGATGGAACAGCTTGTTTCATCGACTGTAAAAGGTGTTACGGTAAAGATAGGAACTGAAAATGAACATGAAGCAATGAGAAATTGCAGTGTCATTAATGCGTCATATACGATGTATGGCAAACATCTTGGAACCATTTCATTAATTGGTCCAACAAGGATGGAATATAAAAAAGTGATTTCACTTTTAGATTCATTATCAAAAGAAATGACAAAGCGTTTAAATGATTTTTCTAATTAA
- a CDS encoding 16S rRNA (uracil(1498)-N(3))-methyltransferase: MQRYFVPSDNWTQDRVFVAGEDAKHISKVMRMKAGDVIICCDNNDRSATCEIIDLNGDKVEACIVNEIETVSELPVHVTIAQGLPKADKLEYIIQKGTELGASDFFPFSADRSIVKWDEKKAVKKKERLEKIAKEAAEQSHRSRVPEVLDTGTFSDLLKMAESYKIKIAAYEEEAKLQETSRFASALSALENGDSILCVIGPEGGISEKEAKILAEHGFELCGLGPRILRTETAPLYILSAISYHIELKG; this comes from the coding sequence ATGCAAAGATACTTTGTCCCATCAGATAATTGGACTCAAGACCGTGTTTTTGTGGCAGGTGAAGACGCCAAACATATCTCTAAGGTCATGAGGATGAAAGCAGGTGACGTCATTATTTGCTGTGATAATAATGACCGATCCGCAACATGTGAAATCATTGATTTGAATGGTGACAAAGTTGAGGCATGTATCGTGAATGAAATAGAAACGGTATCTGAATTGCCAGTTCATGTTACCATCGCACAAGGATTGCCTAAAGCAGATAAACTTGAATATATCATTCAAAAAGGTACAGAACTTGGGGCAAGTGATTTCTTTCCTTTTTCTGCAGACCGCTCTATTGTGAAATGGGATGAAAAGAAAGCTGTAAAAAAGAAAGAGCGTTTAGAAAAGATAGCAAAAGAAGCTGCCGAGCAATCACACAGAAGCAGAGTTCCTGAAGTGTTGGATACGGGCACTTTTTCTGATTTGCTAAAAATGGCGGAAAGTTATAAGATAAAAATCGCTGCATATGAAGAAGAAGCAAAGCTGCAGGAAACCAGCCGTTTTGCCTCTGCTTTGAGTGCATTGGAAAATGGAGATTCTATTTTATGTGTGATTGGTCCTGAAGGCGGTATCAGTGAAAAGGAAGCGAAGATACTTGCTGAACATGGATTTGAATTATGCGGACTTGGTCCA
- the dnaK gene encoding molecular chaperone DnaK: MSKIIGIDLGTTNSCIAVMEGGEAVVIPNPEGNRTTPSVVAFKDGDRSVGEVAKRQAVTNPNTIMSIKRYMGTDHKETVEGKDYTPQEISAIILQKLKSHAEEYLGEKVEKAVITVPAYFNDAQRQATKDAGQIAGLQVERIVNEPTAAALAYGLEKDEDQTILVFDLGGGTFDVSILELGDGFFEVKSTSGDNKLGGDDFDQVIIDYLVSEFKKENGIDLSKDKMALQRLKDAAEKAKKDLSGVNSTQISLPFITADATGPKHLELNLSRAKFEDLSSDLVERTMGPTRQALTDAGMTPSDIDKVILVGGSTRIPAVQEAIKKFTGKDPHKGVNPDEVVALGAAIQGGVLAGDVKDVVLLDVTPLSLGIETMGGVFTRLIDRNTTIPTSKSQVFSTAADNQTSVDIHVLQGEREMAAHNKTLGRFQLSEIPPAPRGVPQIEVSFDIDANGIVNVRAKDLGTNKEQSITIKSSTGLSDEEIDRMVKDAEENAEADKKKREEIDTRNEADQLVFTVDKTLKDLEGKLDEAEVKKAEEAKESLKKALEGDDIEAIKKEKEALSEIVQQLSVKLYEQAAQQAQADQGNAEGQSSKNDDNIVDADYEEVNDDKK, encoded by the coding sequence ATGAGTAAAATCATCGGTATTGACTTAGGTACAACAAACTCTTGTATTGCAGTAATGGAAGGTGGAGAAGCGGTAGTTATTCCAAACCCGGAAGGTAACCGTACAACACCATCAGTTGTCGCATTTAAAGATGGAGATCGTTCTGTCGGAGAAGTGGCAAAACGCCAAGCGGTTACAAACCCGAATACAATCATGTCTATCAAGCGTTATATGGGTACAGACCATAAAGAAACAGTTGAAGGAAAAGATTATACGCCTCAAGAAATTTCAGCGATAATTTTACAGAAGCTTAAATCACATGCAGAAGAATATCTTGGAGAAAAAGTTGAAAAAGCTGTAATCACTGTTCCGGCTTATTTCAATGATGCACAGCGTCAAGCAACAAAAGATGCTGGACAAATCGCTGGTCTTCAAGTTGAGCGAATTGTTAACGAACCAACTGCTGCTGCATTAGCATACGGTCTTGAAAAAGATGAAGATCAAACGATTCTTGTTTTTGACCTTGGCGGCGGTACATTTGACGTTTCAATCCTGGAACTAGGTGATGGGTTCTTCGAAGTTAAGTCAACTTCAGGGGACAACAAGCTTGGCGGAGATGATTTTGACCAAGTAATCATTGATTATTTAGTAAGTGAGTTCAAAAAAGAGAACGGTATTGATCTTTCTAAAGATAAAATGGCTCTTCAACGTTTAAAAGATGCTGCTGAAAAAGCGAAAAAAGATCTTTCTGGTGTAAATTCTACACAGATTTCTTTACCTTTTATCACAGCGGATGCAACAGGACCAAAACACTTAGAGTTAAACTTATCTCGTGCTAAGTTTGAAGACTTATCTTCTGATCTAGTAGAACGTACTATGGGACCAACTCGCCAAGCACTAACTGATGCTGGAATGACTCCATCTGATATTGACAAAGTTATTCTTGTAGGGGGATCTACTCGTATTCCAGCTGTTCAAGAAGCAATCAAAAAATTCACTGGTAAAGATCCGCACAAAGGTGTAAACCCTGATGAAGTTGTTGCTCTAGGAGCAGCGATTCAAGGTGGAGTTCTCGCTGGTGATGTAAAGGATGTTGTTCTTCTTGATGTAACACCACTTTCTTTAGGTATCGAAACAATGGGTGGGGTATTTACAAGATTAATCGATCGCAATACAACGATTCCAACATCAAAATCACAAGTATTCTCCACAGCTGCTGACAATCAAACATCCGTAGATATTCATGTTCTTCAAGGTGAACGTGAAATGGCTGCTCACAACAAAACACTTGGAAGATTCCAGTTATCTGAGATTCCTCCAGCACCGCGCGGAGTTCCTCAAATCGAAGTAAGCTTTGATATTGATGCGAATGGTATTGTTAATGTACGAGCTAAGGATCTTGGAACAAACAAAGAACAATCAATCACTATTAAGTCTTCAACAGGATTATCTGATGAAGAAATCGACCGCATGGTAAAAGACGCTGAAGAAAATGCTGAAGCGGACAAAAAGAAACGTGAAGAAATTGATACAAGAAACGAAGCTGATCAATTGGTATTCACTGTTGATAAAACATTAAAAGACCTTGAAGGCAAATTAGATGAAGCCGAAGTTAAGAAAGCTGAAGAAGCGAAAGAAAGCTTAAAGAAAGCACTTGAAGGCGATGATATTGAAGCTATTAAGAAAGAAAAAGAAGCTTTAAGTGAAATCGTTCAACAGCTATCAGTTAAGCTATATGAGCAAGCTGCTCAACAAGCTCAAGCTGATCAAGGAAATGCAGAAGGACAATCCAGCAAAAACGATGACAACATCGTTGATGCGGATTATGAAGAAGTAAACGACGATAAGAAATAA
- the grpE gene encoding nucleotide exchange factor GrpE — protein MNKEETQTEMQEEVNTAEETATEEFTAEETVEETLTEEQQKIQELETKLEEASQRNLRLQADYDNFRRRTREEQAASLKYKSQSLLEQLLPALDNFERALKTEATNDQTKTLILGMEMVHRQLVEALKQEGLTEVPTVGEKFDPNLHQAVMQVEDAEFDSNTVIEELQKGYMLKDRVIRPAMVKVNA, from the coding sequence ATGAACAAAGAGGAAACACAAACAGAAATGCAAGAAGAAGTGAATACAGCTGAGGAAACCGCAACTGAAGAATTTACTGCTGAAGAAACAGTTGAAGAAACCCTAACTGAAGAACAGCAAAAAATTCAGGAGCTTGAGACCAAGCTTGAAGAAGCTTCACAACGAAACCTTAGGCTGCAGGCGGATTATGATAACTTCAGACGCCGTACCCGAGAGGAACAAGCTGCCAGCCTTAAATATAAATCTCAAAGTTTGCTTGAACAATTATTGCCAGCTCTAGATAACTTTGAGCGTGCTTTAAAAACAGAAGCGACGAACGACCAGACAAAAACCTTGATTCTAGGGATGGAAATGGTTCATCGTCAGTTAGTAGAGGCTTTGAAACAAGAAGGTTTGACTGAAGTTCCAACAGTTGGCGAAAAGTTTGATCCGAATCTTCATCAAGCAGTTATGCAAGTTGAAGATGCCGAGTTTGATTCAAATACTGTGATCGAAGAACTTCAAAAAGGGTATATGCTTAAGGACCGTGTAATTCGTCCTGCAATGGTAAAAGTTAACGCATAA
- the dnaJ gene encoding molecular chaperone DnaJ codes for MSKRDYYEVLGLNKNASSDEVKKAYRKLARQYHPDVNKEADAETKFKEVKDAYETLSDPQKKAHYDQFGHTDPNQGFGGAGADFGGFGDIFDMFFGGGGGRRNPNAPRQGNDLQYGLRLSFEEAVFGKETEISIPTEETCGTCYGSGAKPGTKPETCSHCNGSGQLNVEQNTPFGRIVNRRVCNHCSGKGKIINEKCGTCHGAGKVRKNKKLSVKVPAGVDNGQQIRMAGHGEPGANGGPAGDLYVVFQVAEHEFFERDGDDIFCEMPLTFIQVALGDEIEVPTLYGKVKLKIPAGTQTGTHFRLRGKGVKNVHGRGQGDQHIQVKVVTPKNLTEKQKQLLRDFSEISGTLPDEQQDGFFDKVKRAFKGE; via the coding sequence ATGAGTAAACGAGATTATTACGAAGTACTTGGATTAAATAAAAATGCCTCAAGTGATGAAGTAAAAAAAGCATACCGTAAGCTTGCCAGACAATATCATCCAGATGTTAACAAAGAGGCAGATGCGGAAACGAAATTTAAAGAAGTAAAAGATGCATACGAAACACTAAGTGATCCTCAGAAAAAAGCTCATTATGACCAATTTGGCCATACAGATCCAAACCAAGGTTTTGGGGGTGCCGGAGCTGATTTTGGCGGATTTGGTGATATTTTTGATATGTTTTTCGGAGGCGGCGGCGGAAGACGTAATCCGAATGCTCCTCGACAGGGAAATGACCTTCAATATGGACTTCGTCTATCTTTTGAAGAAGCTGTATTCGGAAAAGAAACGGAGATTTCAATTCCTACTGAAGAAACATGTGGAACTTGTTACGGATCAGGGGCAAAACCTGGTACAAAACCGGAAACATGTTCTCATTGTAACGGAAGCGGTCAATTAAACGTGGAACAAAACACACCGTTTGGACGTATCGTTAACCGTAGAGTTTGTAACCATTGCAGTGGAAAAGGGAAGATTATTAACGAAAAATGCGGTACTTGTCATGGGGCAGGGAAAGTCCGTAAAAATAAAAAGCTTTCTGTTAAGGTTCCTGCCGGTGTAGATAATGGACAACAGATTCGTATGGCAGGTCATGGAGAACCAGGTGCTAATGGCGGACCGGCTGGAGATCTTTACGTCGTTTTCCAAGTTGCAGAGCATGAGTTTTTTGAACGTGATGGAGATGATATTTTTTGCGAGATGCCATTAACATTTATACAAGTGGCATTAGGTGATGAAATTGAAGTTCCTACTTTATACGGAAAAGTAAAATTGAAGATTCCTGCTGGAACCCAGACTGGAACTCACTTCCGGCTTCGGGGTAAGGGCGTGAAGAATGTTCATGGCCGAGGTCAGGGAGATCAGCATATTCAAGTTAAGGTTGTTACGCCTAAAAACTTAACTGAAAAGCAAAAGCAATTGCTCCGCGATTTTTCTGAAATAAGCGGAACGCTGCCTGATGAACAGCAAGATGGTTTTTTTGACAAAGTAAAACGTGCCTTCAAAGGTGAGTAA